The Streptomyces sp. HUAS MG91 sequence TGCCACGCCGTCCGCGAAGGCGGCGATCTGGTCGACGAGTTCGGTCCGGCCGCGGCTGCGGAAGCGCACCTGGATCTGGTGCACGCCCATCGCCGCGTACGCGCGCAGCGACTCGGCCAGTTCGTCCGGGGAGCCGGTGAGGGTGCGCCGTCCGACGTGCCAGGAGGGTTCGCCGATGTACAGCGGCTCGGCGATGGCCCCGATGGTCAGGGGCGCCTCGATCCCGGCGTCGGCGCGCAGCCGCCCGATGGTCCGGATCTTCTCGGCGAGCTGTTCCCGCGGGTCGCCCTGCGGGAGCCATCCGTCGCCCTTGAGCGCGGCGCGGCGCACGGCGGGCGCCGACGACCCGCCGACCCAGACGGGGACCCGCGCCTGAGCGGGCCGGGGCTTCTGCCCCAGCCCCTCGAACTGGAACAACTCCCCTTTGTAGGACGGGAACTCCTCCTGCGTGAGCGCCGCCCTGAGCGCGTCGACGGTCTCGTCCAGCACCGCCCCGCGCCGCGCGAAGTCGACGCCCAGCGCCTCGAACTCCTCCTGTACGTGGCCGGCCCCGACCCCGAGGATCAGGCGTCCGCCGCTGAGGTGGTCGAGGGTCGCGTAACTCTTGGCGGAGAGCAGCGGGTGGCGCAGCGCGACGACGGCGACGTGGCTGAGCAGCCTGGTCCGCTCGGTCACGCCCGCCAGGTAGGAGAGGGTGGCGACGGGGTCGTACCAGGTCGTCGACATCGCGTCGGCGAGGCGGCGCGGGATGCCGACGTGGTCGCAGACCGCGATGTAGTCGAAGCCTCCGCGGTCGGCGGCCCGCGCGATCTCCACCAGGTCGTCGACTCCGGCTCCGTCCTCCCACTTCTCGGCGTACATGGTGCTCTGGGACTGAATGGGGAGCTGAATCCCGTAAGCGAGCCGCGCCATACCCGGTACCCCTCTATCTGACGGACCGTCACATCCCGGCGCCCCACATCCTCGTACCTGACACCCCGTCAGACAAGGGGTACGACCCCACAGGCCCCGGCTGCGCAGTTCCCCGCACCCTTGGGTTGGCGCGCCTCCCTGGATGAGAGGCCGCACGAAGTGCGCATCTCAGGGGCGCGGGGAACCGCGCAAGACAACCCCGCGCAACCCCGGCCCGGGTCAGATCACGGCGCTGAGGGCCCCCAGAGCCCACCCGGAGTCAGCCCGAGCAGATCAATGGCGTTCCCCCGCACAATGCGCTCGACCACATCAGCCGCAAGATGCCCCATCTGCGCCTCCCCCACCTCCCGAGACTTCGGCCAGGTCGAATCGGAGTGCGGATAGTCGGTCTCGTACAGAACATTGGCCACCCCGATCGAGTCCAGGTTCCGCAACCCGAAGGCGTCGTCGAAGAAGCACCCGTACACGTGCTCCGCGAAATACTCACTCGGCGGCTTGCGCACCTTGTCGGCGACGCCACCCCACCCCCGGTTCTCCTCCCACACCACATCGGCCCGCTCCAGGATGTACGGGATCCACCCGATCTGCCCCTCGGCGTACATGATCCTCAGGTTCGGGAACCGCTCGAACTTCCCGCTCATCAGCCAGTCGACCATCGAGAAGCAGCAGTTGGCGAAGGTGATGGTGGACCCGACGGCCGGCGGCGCGTCGGGCGACGTCGACGGCATCTTGCTGCTGGAGCCGATGTGCATGGCGATGACGGTCCCGGTCTCGTCGCACGCGGCGAGGAACGGATCCCAGTCGTCGGTGTGGATGGACGGCAGCCCGAGATGCGGCGGAATCTCGGAGAAGGCGACGGCACGCACCCCGCGAGCGGCATTGCGCCGCACCTCGGCGGCGGCCAGCTCGGCGTCCCAGAGCGGGACGAGGGTGAGCGGTATCAGGCGCCCGGCGGCAGCCGGCCCGCACCACTCGTCCACCATCCAGTCGTTGTACGCGCGCACCCCGAGCAGCCCCAGTTCCCGGTCCTTGGCCTCGGTGAAGGTCTGCCCGCAGAAGCGCGGGAAGGTGGGGAAGCAGAGCGCGGACTGGACGTGGTTGACGTCCATGTCGGCCAGCCGGGCGGCGACGTCGAAGGAACCCGGCCGCATCTGCTCGTAGGTGATGACCTCCAGCTTGATCTCGTCCCGGTCGTAGCCGACGGCGGTGTCGAGCCGGGTGAGGGGCCGGTGCAGATCCTCGTACACCCACCAGTCGCCGATCGGCCCGTCGTCCCCGGGCCGGCCCATGACGGGCGCGAACTTTCCGCCCAGAAAGGTCATTTCCTTCAGGGGCGCGCGGACGATGCGCGGCCCCACGTCGGCGAACTTCCTCGGCAGCCGGTCGGACCACACGGTGGGCGGCTCGACGGTGTGGTCGTCGACGGAGATGATGCGCGGCAAGTCGACTGATTCCGGGGCACTTTGGGTGTTTGCGGTCTCCGTGGTCTCCATGGATTCACGGTAGCGCCGAACTGACGACCCGTCAGCTAGTGGGCGTCGGGCGGATTTGCGCGGATGGTGAGAGTCGTACGCGTGAGATGTCTGTGATGACAGTCTCCCGCGGCTGACGTATCTGCCATGAACAAGGCAAACTGACGGAGCTGCCCCGGGGGCGCGCCGACAACGGCGCGCCGCCTGGACAGCGAGGGCAGAGGCGTCGGACCACCGGCGCGGGAGTACGGGACGAGCAGGTGCTGGTGCGGCGGCAGGGGGGCGGCGACGATGGACGGTGGACCGCGGGTTCCGGAGCAGCGACGGTCCGGCGCGCCTGAGGGCGCCGGACCGGCCGCGCCCGGATCCGGTCTGCGCTTCCAGGTCCTCGGCCCGGTCCACGCCTGGCGCGGCGCCGAACCGCTGGCCGCCGGATCCCCGCAGCAGCGCGCCCTGCTGGCCGCGCTGCTGCTGCGCGAGGGCCGCACCGCGACGGCGTCCGAGCTGATCGACGCGCTGTGGGGCGGCGAATCCCCGTCGCAGGCCCTCGCGGCGCTGCGCACCTACGCGTCCCGGCTGCGCAAGGTCCTCGACCCGGGCGTGCTCGCCAGCGACTCCGGCGGCTACGCGATCCGGCTCCCCCGGCGCGACGCCCTGGACCTCGCCGTGGCCGAGGAGCTGTGGGCGGACGCCGAGAAGGCCCGCCACTCCGGCGACCTGGGCCAGGCGAGGGCCCTGCTGCGCAAGGCCCTCGGCCTGTGGGACGGCGAACCGCTCGCCGGCGTCCCCGGCCCGTACGCGGAGACCCAGCGCGCCCGCCTGGAGGAATGGCGCCTGCAACTCCTGGAAGCCCGCCTCGACATGGACCTGGAGCAGGGCTGCCACGCGGAGTCGGTCTCCGAACTCACCGCGCTCACCGCGGCCCACCCGCTGCGCGAGCGGCTGCGCGAACTGCTGATGCTGGCGCTGTACCGCTCGGGCCGCCAGGCCGAGGCCCTGGCCGTCTACGCGGACACCCGCCGCCTGCTCGCCGACGAGCTGGGCGTGGACCCGCGCCCCGGCCTGTCCGAGCTCCAGCAGCGCATCCTGCGCGCCGACCCCGGCCTCGCCGAGTCCGCCGCGCCGCCCGCCGAACCCGCCGCGGCCCCGGTCCGCCCGGCCCAACTGCCCGCGACCGTGCCCGACTTCACGGGCCGCGCCGGCTTCGTCCGCGAACTGAGCGCGGCGCTGTCCGCCGCCTCGTCGGAGTCCGGCGCGGGCGGCGTGATGGCGGTCTCGGCGGTGGCCGGCATCGGCGGCGTGGGCAAGACGACGCTGGCGGTGCACGTGGCCCACGCGGCCCGCGCCGCCTTCCCCGACGGCCAGTTGTACGTGGACCTGCAAGGCACCGGCCCGCACGCGGCCGAGCCGGAGGCGGTCCTCGGCTCGTTCCTGCGGGCGCTGGGCACCGCCGACTCCGCGATCCCGGACTCCCCGGACGAGCGGGCGGCGCTGTACCGCTCGGCGCTCGACGGCCGCCGCGTCCTGGTCCTGCTGGACAACGCGCGGGACGCGGCGCAGGTCAGACCGCTGCTCCCCGGCACCGAGGGCTGCGCGGCGCTGATCACGGGCCGGGTCCGGATGGTCGACCTGGCCGGCGCCCACCTCGTGGACCTGGACGTCATGTCCCCGGAGGAGGCCCTCCAGCTGTTCACCCGCATCGTCGGCGAGGAGCGGGTCGCCGCCGAGCGCAAGGCGGCCCTGGACGTGGTGGCGGCGTGCGGCTTCCTGCCGCTGGCCATCCGCATCGCGGCCTCCCGCCTCGCCGCCCGCCGCACCTGGACGGTCTCGGTCCTGGCGGCGAAGCTGGCCGACGAGCGGCGCCGCCTGGACGAACTCCAGGCGGGCGACCTCGCGGTGAAGGCCACCTTCGAGCTGGGCTACGGGCAGTTGGAGCCCGCCCAGGCCCGCGCGTTCCGCCTCCTGGGCCTCGCGGACGGGCCGGACATCTCGCTGGCGGCGGCCGCGGCGGTCCTCGACCTGACCGTCGAGGACACCGAAGAGATCCTGGAGTCCCTCGTCGACACGTCCCTCATCGAGTCGGCGGCGCCGGGCCGCTACCGCTACCACGACCTCGTACGGCTCTACGCGCGTGCGTGCGCCGAGCGCGACGAACTCCGCACCGGCCACGCCGAGTCGGCGATGTCCCGGCTCCTCGACTTCTACCTGGCGACCGCCGCGGGGGTCTACGCCATCGAGCGGCCCGGCGAGCGGGTCCTCGACCACCTGGCCCCGGGGAGCTACCCGGGGCTGCGGTTCGACGACCGCGCGCAGGCCCTCGACTGGCTGTTCTCCGAGGCGAACGGCATCCTGGCCACGGCCCAGCAGGCCACCTCGCCGGGCATGCTGCGCAGGGCCGCGGACCTCCTCGTCGTCTCCGCCGACCTGGGTGAGTCGGGCATCAGCTCGCGCCAGTGCGTCCAGGCCCTCAGGTCGCTGATCGAATCCGCGGGTGCGGCCGGCGACGCCTGGGCCGAGGGGCGGGCGCGCGTCACCCTCAGCCACATCCTCGAAGTCTCCGGCCAGTTCGACGAGTCCGACGCCGAGGCCGAGCGGGCGCTGCGGGTGGGCACGCCCATCGACGACCCGATCGTGTGCAGCCACGCCCCGAACCAGCGCGCGATCATCGCCCTGTACACCGGCCGCCACCGGGAGGCGGAGGAGCATCTGACGCGGGCCCTGCACGCCTTCCAGAAGGACGGGAACAAGCCCGGCGAGGCGAGCGTGCTGTGCAACCTGTCCCGGGTCCACCTCGCGACGGGCCGCAACCGCTCCGCGGTCGCCCTGGCCAGGGAAGGGCTGACCATCTACGAGGGCGACACGTCGGGCAGAGCGCTGCGGCTGGCCAACGCGAAGTACGCGCTGGGCCTCGCCCTGACGCAGGCCGGGGACATCGCGCAGGCCCTCGCGACCCTCACCGAGGCCCTGCGCGTCTTCCAGGACGCCCGGCAGCGGCTGTGGCACGGCATGACCCTGTACCGGCTGGCCGAAGTCCATCTCGCCGACAGCAATCCGGCCCAGGCCGCGGCCCACGCCGAACAGGCCCTCTCCGTGCTCCACGGCATCGGCGGCGACTGGCGGCGCGCCAACGTGCTGACCACGCTGGGCAGCGGTCTGCACGGCATCGGCCAGACCGGCCGGGCCCGCGTATGCTGGCGCGAAGCCCTGTCGATCTTCGACGAGCGCGGGGGCGCGGAGGCCGACGAGGTGCGCCGGCTGCTCAGCGCCGTACCGGCGGGCTGACCCTCCGGGCCGTTCCCCGGGCGCGTTCATCATTCGTTTATCGCGACCCGGCACTCTCTGAACTACCGAGTCGCCGCCACGGGGGGCAGGTGGCTCGGGGCCTGGGTCTCACCTTTATGGTGAACGGCCTTGCGCTGTCTGTCCGGCAGTCCTCGGGGGAACTGCCGGGCGGGCGCGCTCCCTACCGTCCCACATCGAGGAGTTGACCTTCATGGCCGACGAGACCGGCACCGTCAAGCCGAACGACTACCACGCCACCGGCGCGGAGACCGAGCCCACCC is a genomic window containing:
- a CDS encoding amidohydrolase family protein, yielding METTETANTQSAPESVDLPRIISVDDHTVEPPTVWSDRLPRKFADVGPRIVRAPLKEMTFLGGKFAPVMGRPGDDGPIGDWWVYEDLHRPLTRLDTAVGYDRDEIKLEVITYEQMRPGSFDVAARLADMDVNHVQSALCFPTFPRFCGQTFTEAKDRELGLLGVRAYNDWMVDEWCGPAAAGRLIPLTLVPLWDAELAAAEVRRNAARGVRAVAFSEIPPHLGLPSIHTDDWDPFLAACDETGTVIAMHIGSSSKMPSTSPDAPPAVGSTITFANCCFSMVDWLMSGKFERFPNLRIMYAEGQIGWIPYILERADVVWEENRGWGGVADKVRKPPSEYFAEHVYGCFFDDAFGLRNLDSIGVANVLYETDYPHSDSTWPKSREVGEAQMGHLAADVVERIVRGNAIDLLGLTPGGLWGPSAP
- a CDS encoding LLM class F420-dependent oxidoreductase, producing the protein MARLAYGIQLPIQSQSTMYAEKWEDGAGVDDLVEIARAADRGGFDYIAVCDHVGIPRRLADAMSTTWYDPVATLSYLAGVTERTRLLSHVAVVALRHPLLSAKSYATLDHLSGGRLILGVGAGHVQEEFEALGVDFARRGAVLDETVDALRAALTQEEFPSYKGELFQFEGLGQKPRPAQARVPVWVGGSSAPAVRRAALKGDGWLPQGDPREQLAEKIRTIGRLRADAGIEAPLTIGAIAEPLYIGEPSWHVGRRTLTGSPDELAESLRAYAAMGVHQIQVRFRSRGRTELVDQIAAFADGVAPQLT
- a CDS encoding BTAD domain-containing putative transcriptional regulator → MDGGPRVPEQRRSGAPEGAGPAAPGSGLRFQVLGPVHAWRGAEPLAAGSPQQRALLAALLLREGRTATASELIDALWGGESPSQALAALRTYASRLRKVLDPGVLASDSGGYAIRLPRRDALDLAVAEELWADAEKARHSGDLGQARALLRKALGLWDGEPLAGVPGPYAETQRARLEEWRLQLLEARLDMDLEQGCHAESVSELTALTAAHPLRERLRELLMLALYRSGRQAEALAVYADTRRLLADELGVDPRPGLSELQQRILRADPGLAESAAPPAEPAAAPVRPAQLPATVPDFTGRAGFVRELSAALSAASSESGAGGVMAVSAVAGIGGVGKTTLAVHVAHAARAAFPDGQLYVDLQGTGPHAAEPEAVLGSFLRALGTADSAIPDSPDERAALYRSALDGRRVLVLLDNARDAAQVRPLLPGTEGCAALITGRVRMVDLAGAHLVDLDVMSPEEALQLFTRIVGEERVAAERKAALDVVAACGFLPLAIRIAASRLAARRTWTVSVLAAKLADERRRLDELQAGDLAVKATFELGYGQLEPAQARAFRLLGLADGPDISLAAAAAVLDLTVEDTEEILESLVDTSLIESAAPGRYRYHDLVRLYARACAERDELRTGHAESAMSRLLDFYLATAAGVYAIERPGERVLDHLAPGSYPGLRFDDRAQALDWLFSEANGILATAQQATSPGMLRRAADLLVVSADLGESGISSRQCVQALRSLIESAGAAGDAWAEGRARVTLSHILEVSGQFDESDAEAERALRVGTPIDDPIVCSHAPNQRAIIALYTGRHREAEEHLTRALHAFQKDGNKPGEASVLCNLSRVHLATGRNRSAVALAREGLTIYEGDTSGRALRLANAKYALGLALTQAGDIAQALATLTEALRVFQDARQRLWHGMTLYRLAEVHLADSNPAQAAAHAEQALSVLHGIGGDWRRANVLTTLGSGLHGIGQTGRARVCWREALSIFDERGGAEADEVRRLLSAVPAG